In Cydia splendana chromosome 26, ilCydSple1.2, whole genome shotgun sequence, the following are encoded in one genomic region:
- the LOC134803492 gene encoding BRCA1-associated RING domain protein 1-like, with product MSKKDYNNLIKALDDMNKCLFCVECHKFCKNPVTLSKCFHLICSEHFQDLSHCPKCKVSLNDCTTWSNDKLNDAVDAAKNLSTIFELSKENTSCYPVEESPVNKFTESLPDTPLPNVEAPKRTPAAKQDILNNSTISLASNVSKSGKTTEKRNNKGETALHIACRLGKADKVAKLLSEGASTNTKDNAGWTPLHEVVQNGRQDLVKLLLRHNTLVNIPGQGNETPLHEAIRYNQIAIAKDLVAHGADINARNCKGETPLTLATPEIKAVIKDIAEKRFITEDSLDSDFIQRQIELDHEDIKVYCVSPSRSITTKLKVLTKHHSNLHIEQKYSNKVTHLIVDAEDGICDSSLEVLQGIVNNLWILTTKWVTASTDDNLASFEEYEVLGVGTTTYRGPKNARYNKYKQLPGIFNGCHFYFHSFNTKYKISDKIEVTKAILSKLVTDAGGVALRRAPNPESIPEAEKLVPYHAQRDGKLCNCSHYIIYKDMYEPLYNMAHLKALPIGWLIECIEKYQLCEPW from the coding sequence ATGTCTAAAAAGGATTATAATAATTTGATAAAGGCTCTAGACGACATGAACAAGTGTTTATTTTGTGTAGAATGCCATAAATTTTGTAAAAATCCGGTGACGTTGAGCAAAtgttttcatttaatatgttcTGAGCATTTCCAAGATTTATCGCACTGTCCCAAGTGTAAAGTGTCTCTAAATGATTGTACAACTTGGTCAAACGATAAACTGAACGATGCAGTCGACGCCGCGAAGAACTTATCGACTATATTCGAGCTTTCGAAGGAAAATACGTCTTGTTATCCTGTTGAAGAATCTCCAGTTAATAAGTTCACCGAATCATTGCCAGACACACCTCTGCCAAATGTAGAAGCTCCGAAACGTACCCCCGCCGCCAAACAGGATATCTTAAATAATTCAACAATATCTTTAGCTTCCAATGTATCCAAGTCAGGCAAAACGACAGAGAAACGAAACAACAAAGGTGAGACAGCGTTACATATCGCCTGTAGACTGGGAAAAGCTGACAAAGTAGCCAAACTGTTGAGTGAAGGGGCAAGTACGAATACTAAAGATAATGCCGGATGGACTCCGCTGCATGAGGTGGTGCAGAACGGACGGCAGGACTTGGTTAAGCTTTTACTGCGGCACAATACACTTGTCAACATCCCGGGGCAGGGCAATGAAACTCCTCTACATGAAGCAATCCGTTATAACCAAATAGCTATTGCTAAAGACTTAGTTGCTCATGGAGCTGATATTAATGCTAGAAACTGTAAAGGAGAGACTCCTCTCACCCTCGCTACTCCTGAGATAAAAGCAGTTATTAAAGATATAGCTGAGAAAAGATTTATTACAGAAGACAGTTTGGATTCAGATTTCATCCAACGACAGATTGAGCTGGACCATGAAGATATTAAGGTTTACTGTGTGTCACCTTCTCGCTCCATTACCACCAAGCTGAAAGTTTTAACAAAACATCACAGCAACCTCCATATTGAACAGAAATACAGTAATAAAGTAACACATCTCATAGTTGATGCTGAAGATGGCATCTGTGACTCCAGCCTTGAAGTCCTACAAGGCATTGTCAACAACCTGTGGATATTAACTACAAAATGGGTGACTGCATCTACTGATGATAACTTAGCATCCTTTGAAGAGTATGAAGTGCTCGGTGTCGGTACAACTACATACAGAGGCCCAAAAAATGCTCGGTACAACAAATATAAGCAACTGCCTGGGATTTTCAATGGCTGTCACTTTTACTTCCATAGCTTCAATACGAAATATAAGATTTCGGATAAGATTGAAGTAACTAAAGCCATTTTAAGTAAGCTGGTTACGGATGCAGGAGGAGTTGCCCTCAGACGCGCTCCAAACCCAGAGTCTATACCTGAAGCGGAGAAGCTGGTGCCATATCATGCGCAACGAGATGGCAAGCTGTGCAACTGTTCACATTACATTATATACAAGGACATGTACGAGCCGCTCTACAACATGGCACATCTGAAGGCGCTGCCCATCGGCTGGCTCATTGAGTGCATTGAGAAATACCAGCTCTGTGAGCCTTGGTGA
- the LOC134803317 gene encoding putative zinc finger protein 702 isoform X2, with protein sequence MFTVSSGINNTMYTVASLGGDIYNHEYFLLEDVCRLCWKRNATQELLCKSEDNETEYSIPLFDQIRDCLDIILTHECRPNKSCGRVFTRQDYLHKHKLTHTGTKQHVCPHCGFRSTQRSSLIVHIRKHTGERPYSCDMCPQRCISSSNLRAHRRRHLGLKKFQCTICDKKFGYKVSLEEHIESSHHRSQTHPCPHCGAHYSRKRGLKRHLTAKHCENEPSDEGDKVDSLLKVL encoded by the exons ATGTTTACTGTAAGTAGTGGTATAAATAACACTATGTATACTGTAGCGTCACTGGGCGGTGATATTTACAACCATGAATATTTCTTGCTTGAAGACGTGTGCCGTCTCTGTTGGAAAAGGAATGCCACTCAAGAATTATTGTGTAAAAGTGAGGACAATGAAACAGAATACAGTATTCCACTATTTGATCAAATACGAGATTGTCTGGACATCATTTTAACTCACGAATGCCGGCCCAACAAA AGTTGCGGACGCGTGTTCACCCGACAAGACTACCTCCACAAACACAAGCTCACACACACAGGCACTAAGCAGCATGTGTGTCCACACTGCGGCTTCCGGTCTACCCAGCGCTCTTCACTCATCGTCCACATAAG aAAACACACGGGCGAGCGACCATACAGTTGCGACATGTGCCCGCAGCGCTGTATCTCCAGTTCCAACTTACGCGCGCACCGCCGCCGACATCTCGGCCTTAAGAAGTTCCAG TGCACGATATGCGACAAGAAATTCGGCTACAAAGTGAGCCTTGAAGAGCACATAGAGTCCTCCCACCACCGCTCGCAAACCCACCCCTGCCcgcattgcggggcccactacTCCCGCAAGCGGGGCTTGAAGCGACATCTGACGGCGAAGCACTGCGAGAATGAACCTAGTGACGAGGGCGATAAGGTCGATAGTTTGTTGAAGGTATTGTAG
- the LOC134803317 gene encoding zinc finger protein OZF-like isoform X1, with translation MFTVSSGINNTMYTVASLGGDIYNHEYFLLEDVCRLCWKRNATQELLCKSEDNETEYSIPLFDQIRDCLDIILTHECRPNKVCTGCSDEVKRFYEFKKFCLETDKKLREILQNYVKIAEKSSNNSECYIKVENELPTGVEQDESFDDFLESLQQSDSSENVNKQKKVKLKQTYKPKRSPTYCNICRLDFKTVEQFSLHNSQNHGIEGNFYKCFGCEKRFKSRKTRIGHEINFCKGLKDGYRCTLCDRCLPKRRTYEAHMRDHRENVAIELPEELFKCKKCCISFKTREGLKEHVAEHETAKKYVCESCGRVFTRQDYLHKHKLTHTGTKQHVCPHCGFRSTQRSSLIVHIRKHTGERPYSCDMCPQRCISSSNLRAHRRRHLGLKKFQCTICDKKFGYKVSLEEHIESSHHRSQTHPCPHCGAHYSRKRGLKRHLTAKHCENEPSDEGDKVDSLLKVL, from the exons ATGTTTACTGTAAGTAGTGGTATAAATAACACTATGTATACTGTAGCGTCACTGGGCGGTGATATTTACAACCATGAATATTTCTTGCTTGAAGACGTGTGCCGTCTCTGTTGGAAAAGGAATGCCACTCAAGAATTATTGTGTAAAAGTGAGGACAATGAAACAGAATACAGTATTCCACTATTTGATCAAATACGAGATTGTCTGGACATCATTTTAACTCACGAATGCCGGCCCAACAAAGTTTGTACAGGATGCAGCGACGAGGTGAAACGGTTCTACGAATTTAAGAAATTCTGTCTAGAAACTGACAAAAAACTTCGGGAAATATTACAGAATTATGTTAAAATTGCCGAAAAGTCGTCTAATAACAGCGAATGTTACATAAAAGTAGAGAATGAGCTCCCTACAGGGGTAGAGCAAGACGAATCTTTTGACGACTTTCTAGAGTCACTCCAGCAGTCAGACTCCAGTGAAAACGTAAATAAACAAAAGAAGGTTAAGTTAAAACAGACTTACAAACCTAAAAGATCTCCTACTTACTGTAATATCTGCAGATTAGACTTCAAAACTGTAGAGCAGTTTTCTCTTCACAATTCTCAGAATCACGGAATAGAAGGTAATTTTTACAAGTGTTTTGGTTGTGAGAAACGCTTTAAAAGCCGAAAGACTCGAATTGGACATGAAATAAACTTCTGTAAAGGTTTAAAAGATGGTTACAGATGTACGCTATGTGACCGATGCCTTCCGAAGAGAAGGACGTATGAAGCTCACATGAGGGACCATAGAGAAAATGTAGCCATAGAGTTGCCGGAGGAGTTGTTTAAGTGTAAAAAGTGTTGTATCTCATTTAAGACCAGAGAAGGCCTGAAGGAGCATGTTGCAGAACATGAGACTGCAAAGAAATATGTTTGTGAA AGTTGCGGACGCGTGTTCACCCGACAAGACTACCTCCACAAACACAAGCTCACACACACAGGCACTAAGCAGCATGTGTGTCCACACTGCGGCTTCCGGTCTACCCAGCGCTCTTCACTCATCGTCCACATAAG aAAACACACGGGCGAGCGACCATACAGTTGCGACATGTGCCCGCAGCGCTGTATCTCCAGTTCCAACTTACGCGCGCACCGCCGCCGACATCTCGGCCTTAAGAAGTTCCAG TGCACGATATGCGACAAGAAATTCGGCTACAAAGTGAGCCTTGAAGAGCACATAGAGTCCTCCCACCACCGCTCGCAAACCCACCCCTGCCcgcattgcggggcccactacTCCCGCAAGCGGGGCTTGAAGCGACATCTGACGGCGAAGCACTGCGAGAATGAACCTAGTGACGAGGGCGATAAGGTCGATAGTTTGTTGAAGGTATTGTAG
- the LOC134803402 gene encoding DNA-directed RNA polymerases I, II, and III subunit RPABC3: MAGVLFEDIFNVKDMDPEGKKFDRVSRLHCESESFKMDLILDINSWIYPMELGDKFRLVLATTLRENGYPDGGEWNPLDTEGNRADSFEYVMSGKVYRIEGDEAAMETASRLAAYVSFGGLLMRLQGDANNLHGFEVDQHMYLLMKKLAF, from the exons ATGGCAGGTGTCCTATTCGAAGACATATTCAACGTAAAGGACATGGATCCCGAGGGCAAGAAATTCGACCGCGTCAGTCGTTTACACTGTGAATCAGAGTCGTTCAAAATGGACCTGATTTTGGATATTAATTCGTGGATATATCCGATGGAGCTTGGAGACAAGTTCCGGCTGGTTCTGGCGACGACGCTGCGGGAGAACGGGTACCCGGACGGCGGGGAGTGGAACCCCCTGGACACGGAAGGAAATCGCGCGGATAGCTTCGAATATGTCATGTCAGGCAAAGTTTATAG GATAGAAGGTGACGAGGCAGCGATGGAGACAGCGTCCCGCCTGGCCGCCTACGTGTCGTTCGGGGGGCTGCTGATGCGGCTGCAGGGCGACGCCAACAATCTCCACGGCTTCGAGGTCGACCAGCACATGTACCTGCTGATGAAGAAGCTTGCCTTCTAA
- the LOC134803300 gene encoding H/ACA ribonucleoprotein complex subunit 4, with protein sequence MTEVLQPGPDVLSEKKKKKNKDTVSLGAFQKLGDFKIEPSENVKKLDTAYWPLLLKNFDRLNVRTNHYTPLPFGHSPLKRPITDYIKSGFINVDKPSNPSSHEVVSWIKRILKVEKTGHSGTLDPKVTGCLIVCVDRATRLVKSQQNAGKEYVAVFNLHSAVESIKKVTQGLEKLRGALFQRPPLISAVKRQLRVRSVYDSKLLDFDAERNIGVFWVSCEAGSYIRTMCVHLGLMLGVGGQMIELRRVRSGIQGEGEGMVTMHDILDAQWAYENHKDETYLRRVIKPLEGLLIAHKRIFVKDSAVNAICYGAKVLLPGILRYEDGIEIDQEIVIVTTKGEAIALAVALMTTSTMASCDHGVAAKLKRVIMERDTYPRKWGLGPKASQKKQLIQQGKLDKFGKPNENTPSEWLNSYKDYNKGKAKENGTDTQDAEEEGSRKRTASTANADDTTNSIEVKSEKKKKKKKRDLDETAEGETTEAADTTMEVAEDGEQKQKKKKKKKDKQKEREEE encoded by the coding sequence ATGACGGAAGTACTTCAACCCGGTCCGGACGTTTTGTCtgagaaaaagaagaagaaaaacaagGATACCGTGTCATTGGGCGCGTTTCAGAAGCTCGGAGACTTTAAGATCGAGCCCTCCGAGAATGTGAAGAAGCTAGACACAGCGTACTGGCCGTTGTTGCTGAAAAACTTCGATCGTCTCAACGTGCGAACTAACCACTACACGCCGCTGCCGTTCGGACACTCGCCTCTGAAGCGCCCTATCACTGACTACATCAAGTCTGGCTTCATAAACGTCGATAAACCGAGTAACCCGAGCTCCCACGAGGTAGTTTCATGGATAAAACGTATTCTGAAAGTGGAAAAGACGGGTCACTCGGGCACGCTCGACCCCAAGGTGACGGGATGTCTGATCGTGTGCGTGGACCGCGCGACGCGGCTGGTGAAGTCGCAGCAGAACGCCGGCAAGGAGTACGTGGCCGTATTCAATCTTCACTCAGCTGTGGAGAGCATCAAAAAAGTGACTCAAGGTTTAGAGAAGCTACGAGGCGCGCTGTTCCAGCGCCCGCCTTTAATCTCCGCCGTGAAGCGACAACTTCGTGTCCGTTCAGTGTACGACAGCAAACTTCTTGATTTTGATGCTGAAAGAAACATTGGAGTATTCTGGGTCAGCTGCGAGGCTGGCTCGTACATCAGAACAATGTGCGTCCATCTCGGACTCATGTTGGGAGTCGGAGGACAGATGATTGAGCTCAGAAGAGTGCGGTCTGGCATCCAGGGAGAAGGAGAAGGCATGGTCACTATGCATGATATCTTAGACGCTCAATGGGCTTACGAAAACCACAAAGATGAGACCTACCTCCGTAGGGTCATCAAGCCTCTCGAAGGTCTCCTAATAGCGCATAAGAGGATCTTTGTGAAAGACAGCGCCGTCAATGCTATCTGTTACGGAGCCAAAGTCCTTCTACCCGGTATTTTAAGGTACGAAGATGGAATAGAAATTGACCAGGAAATTGTTATTGTAACAACAAAAGGAGAAGCCATCGCTTTAGCTGTAGCATTAATGACGACATCAACAATGGCATCTTGTGACCATGGAGTCGCAGCCAAGCTAAAACGGGTTATCATGGAGAGGGACACGTATCCACGCAAATGGGGCCTCGGTCCGAAGGCATCGCAGAAGAAGCAGCTAATACAGCAAGGGAAATTAGATAAATTCGGCAAACCTAATGAAAATACTCCATCGGAATGGTTGAACAGTTACAAGGACTATAATAAGGGGAAAGCGAAAGAAAACGGAACTGATACTCAAGACGCAGAGGAGGAAGGCAGCAGAAAGCGTACAGCCAGCACCGCCAACGCTGACGACACTACCAACTCAATTGAAGTGAAATCggagaaaaagaagaagaaaaagaaacGTGACCTAGACGAAACTGCCGAGGGAGAGACAACAGAAGCTGCCGACACCACGATGGAGGTGGCGGAGGACGGAGAACagaaacaaaagaaaaagaagaagaagaaggacaAACAAAAAGAGCGAGAGGAGGAATGA